In Cellulomonas sp. Y8, the genomic stretch GCCTCGATCGCCGCGAGCACCTCGTCCGGGTCGCCGCCGAGGACGGCGGTCATCCCGGTGGGCTCGGCGGCCGCGGCCTCGGCCATGAACCGGGCGCGCTGCCCGACCAGGGCCACCGCGGCGGCGTCGTCGAGCACGCCCGCGACGGCCGCGGCGGCGAACTCGCCGACCGAGTGCCCCGCCGTGGCGCCGGCGGTCACCGCGCCGCCCTCGTCCTCGAGCGCTCGGAGCGCGAGGAGCGAGGTGGACACGATGAGGGGCTGGGCCACCGCGGTGTCGCGGATGGTGTCGGCGTCGGAGGTCGTCCCGTGCGCCGTCAGGTCGACGCCCGAGGCCTCCGAGAAGGCCGCCAGGCGGTCGGCGGATCCGGGCAGCTCGAGCCAGGGGGCGAGCATTCCGGGGGTCTGGGCGCCCTGTCCGGGGCAGACGATCGCGAGCACCCGACCACTCTGCCGGTGCGGACGCGCCGCGCCCGCTCACGACCCGCACACCGTTGCCGGGTCCGACTTGTCCGGGTCCCACAACCCCCGCGGCGTCCCGCGGCGTCCCGCGGGGCGCGAGGTCGGCGGTTGCGCCCGAGGTCGTCGGTTCCGCCGGGGGTGCGGTGGCCGGAACCGACGACCTCGGCGGGAGTCAGGCGCCGGGGTGGTCCAGGCGGCCGACCGCGAGGGCCTGCTGGAGGACGTAGGCCTCGCGGGGGTCCAGCGGGTCCCAGCCCGTGACCTCGGCGACGCGGCGCAGGCGGTAGCGGACCGTGTTCGGGTGCACGTAGAGCGTGCGGGCCGCGGCCTCCAGGGACCGGCCCGCCGCCAGGTACGCGGTGAGGGTCTCCAGCAGGCTGCCGGTGCTGGCCAGCAGCGGGACGTACGCCTGCTCGACCAGCAGGGCGCGGGCGCTCGCGTCGCCGACGAGCACCCGCTCGGGCAGCAGGTCGTCGGCGAGCACGGGGCGCGGCGCCTGCGGCCACGCGGAGATCGCGGCCAGCCCGGCGAGCGCGGCGCGGGCGGACCGGGCGGCGTCGGCGAGGTCCTCGCCGGTCGGGCCGAGGACCACGGGGCCGGGACCGAACCGCGGGAGCAGGGACGCCGCGGCCTCACGCAGGTCGCCGGTGCCGCCGAGAAACACCACGAGCCGGTCGCCCTGGATGCCGACCAGCGCGTCGTCCGCGGCGCGGCGGGTCGCCCGGCGCAGGTCGGATGTCCGGACGTCGTCGAGCGGGGAGGCGGTGGTGCCGACGACGACCAGCGTGCTGCCGCGGCCGCTCCAGCCGAGCGCCGCGACCCGGGACCGCAGCGAGTCGTCGACGTCGCCCCGCAGCAGGGCGTCGACGACCAGCGCCTCCAGCCGGGCGTCCCAGGCGCCACGGACCTCGGCGGCGCGGGCGTAGACCTCGGCGGCCGAGAACGCCACCTCGCGGGAGTACCGCAGCACGGCCTCGAGCAGGTCGCGCTCGCCGCCGGGCGCCGCGAGCCGGTCGCTGTGCGACTCCACGACGTCGACCACCACGCGGACCAGCTGCAGCGTGTGCTGCAGGGAGATCGACCGGGTCAGCTCGGGCGGGGCGGTCGCGAAGATCTCGCCGACGCCGTGCGGCGGGCGGGACGGGTCGGCGAACCAGGTGACGAAGGCGGTGATGCCGGCCTGGGCGACGAGCCCGACCCAGGACCGGTCGTCGGCGGGCAGGGCGCGGTACCAGTCGAGGTCCTCGTCCAGCCGGCGCATCGCCGCCGCGGCCAGCACGCCGCTGCCCTCGCGGACGCGGCGCAGGGTCTCGCCGTTGCTCGCGTCCGGCGCGGTGGCGATGCGGCCGGCGCGGGTGCGGGTGCGGGCGGGGGACAGGCCGTCGACCGGGGCGGCGGCCCGGGGGGCGTCGCCGGCCGGGGCCTCGGGCGGTGTCGCGGTCGCGGCGGTCGGGGTCGACGGCGCGGCGGGCGACGGGGCCGGGGCGGCGCCCTCGGGGGCGGGGGCCGCGGACGTCCGGCGGGGCTGAGGCATGGCGTGAGCATAGGGCCCCGTTGTGGGGAACCGACAAAGGTCCGGGCCGTGGCGCGGGGAGCTGCGGGCCGTTCGACCGGTGCGGGACGAGTGCACCGGATAGTGTCGCGTCATGGCTCTGCTGCCCCGACTGCGCCGCCTGCTGGGCCGCCCTGCGCCCGCGTCCCGGATCGGGGCGCGCCGGCCGACGGCTGCCCCCCGGCACGGCGACGTCCCCCAGGAGGACGCCCTGAGGTCCCGCCTCGGCGACGATCCCAACGACGAGCGCGCCTTCGCGGCCCTCGCCGAGATCGTCCGCCGGCACGCCGTGACCGGCGTCGACGACGACCCCCTGACCGCCGAGGCCGACGACGCGGAGCGCCAGCGCGCCGCCGACCTGGCCGTGTGGTCGCTCGGCGAGGAGCTCGCCGGCAACCCGCGGGCCTGGTACCCGTTGGTCGAGGTCGCGCGGCTGTCCGTGCGCGACGACCTGGAGGGGACGCTCCGCCGGCTGACGACAGCCGCCGAGCGCGACTCCTCGGGCGCGGCCCTGGTCGCCGGCCTGCGGCTGCTGCGCGAGGCGGGGCTGCCCGTCGAGGCGCTCGGCCTCGGCACCGGGCACTGGCACCCGAAGGACCACGACCCCGAGGTCGGGCGCGAGCTCGTGCTCGCCGCCGTCGAGGCCGACCGGCCGCTCGACGCCAAGCAGCACCTCGCGAGCCTCGACCTGTACCCGAAGCAGGACGACATCGCCCAGATGCGCCGCGAGCTGACGCGCCTGGTCGACCAGGCGGAGCGGCACGCGGGCGCCTGACGCGCGGCGGGAGGTCGCCGAGATCGGTGGTTCCGCTCGAGATCGGTGCTTGCAAGCACCGATCTCGAGCACGAACCACCGGTCCCGGCGCACCCAGGCACGCCGCGCATCGCCCCCGGGACGGCGACGGGCCCCGCATCCCTCCGTGGAGGGGTGCGGGGCCCGTCGCGTGCGTTAGGCTCGTCCGGTCAGGACTCGCCGCCCGCGTTGCCGGAGGTCCCGGCGGTCACGTCGTGCAGCCGGTACCGCTCGATGGCCTGCGCCGGGGCGTCCGCCGCGACCTTGCCCTCGCGGGCGAGCTGCTGCAGGACGCGGACCACGGTCGACGGGCCGTCGATCTTGAAGTGCCGGCGGGCGGCGGCGCGGGTGTCGGAGAACCCGAACCCGTCGGCGCCGAGCGTGGCGTACCGGCCCGGGATCCACTCGCGCACCTGGTCGGCGACGAGGTGGTCGTAGTCGGTGGTGGCGACGAACGGGCCCTCGGCGCCCTGGAGCTTGGCGGTGAGGTACGGCGTGCGCGCCTCCTCGCCCGGGTTCAGGAACGCGTGCTGGTCGGCGGCCAGCGCCTCGCGGCGCAGCTCGTTCCAGGACGTCACGGACCAGACCGCGGCGTGCACTCCCCAGTCGTCGGCGAGCAGCTGCTTCGCCTCGAGCGCCCACGGCACCGCCACGCCGGACGCGAGGATCTGGGCCTTCGGCCCGTCGCCCTCGGCCGGGGACAGCAGGTGGATGCCCTTCAGGATGCCCTCGACGTCCACGTCCTCCGGCTCGACCGGCTGGACGATCGGCTCGTTGTAGACCGTCAGGTAGTAGATGACGTCGGGCTCGCGGCCGTCCTCGCCGAACATCCGCTGGATGCCGTCGCGGACGATGTGCCGGATCTCGTAGCCGTACGCCGGGTCGTAGTGCACGACGTGCGGCATGGTGCCGGCCAGCAGCGGCGAGTGGCCGTCGGCGTGCTGCAGGCCCTCGCCGGTCAGCGTGGTGCGGCCGGCGGTGGCGCCGATGAGGAACCCGCGGGTCATCTGGTCGCCGGCCGCCCAGAACTGGTCGGCCGTC encodes the following:
- a CDS encoding CdaR family transcriptional regulator — translated: MPQPRRTSAAPAPEGAAPAPSPAAPSTPTAATATPPEAPAGDAPRAAAPVDGLSPARTRTRAGRIATAPDASNGETLRRVREGSGVLAAAAMRRLDEDLDWYRALPADDRSWVGLVAQAGITAFVTWFADPSRPPHGVGEIFATAPPELTRSISLQHTLQLVRVVVDVVESHSDRLAAPGGERDLLEAVLRYSREVAFSAAEVYARAAEVRGAWDARLEALVVDALLRGDVDDSLRSRVAALGWSGRGSTLVVVGTTASPLDDVRTSDLRRATRRAADDALVGIQGDRLVVFLGGTGDLREAAASLLPRFGPGPVVLGPTGEDLADAARSARAALAGLAAISAWPQAPRPVLADDLLPERVLVGDASARALLVEQAYVPLLASTGSLLETLTAYLAAGRSLEAAARTLYVHPNTVRYRLRRVAEVTGWDPLDPREAYVLQQALAVGRLDHPGA